Genomic segment of Apium graveolens cultivar Ventura chromosome 7, ASM990537v1, whole genome shotgun sequence:
TATGCAAAAATATATACGATAATCAATactttaatattataaaataatccGCGTGTCCAATTTACGTGCATTCGAGTATCCGATACGGAAATTCAGCATGCGACCCAATTATCCTCGCTTCTTAGCTTCTGCCATGAGTCGACAGAGCTGCAGAGCAACTATATTGTAATTTGTAACATGTAACATTGATCTTTATAGACTACACTCTACACAGACTGATTTCATTTTTACATTTAAGGATCATTTTTATTTTAGTAACGTGTCCTCCATATATATAACAGAACCGAAAATCGAAATAAAAAACGGAACTGCACCAGTtaaaaaccgaaccgaataaAATCGAGCGAATAATGGATGAAGTAAATCAGCACCTACCAAATCAACTACCTGTAAAATCTTGCCATGTAATGTTGATTCTTACTTGAGTTTAGCCTCAAATTTTGAATTACTTATGCTTGTATAAACCATTACATTTCTGTTGTTGCTAATTTCTTAAAACAAACTATATTGATGTATTCTAAACTCAGTGTGCCAAATGTGCAAACTAACCCAAATGTACTTGACAAAATGCTCCGAGTTGGAAGTTCCAATAATTGAGGTTGAAGATTTCTTGTGTAGAGCAATATTTCCCTTAAAACAGAGACAATCTCCATAGCTAGCGCTCTCTTTATGATTGGCCAATACCCAACTGCCACAATGACACTACGTCGAACCCAAGCCTCTAGGGTGGTGGTGGAGGACACGTCATTTATACCTAAGATACGTCAACAAAGTGTTGGTGCAGTGGCTGAGCACGTGTCTTCCTTGCAGGAGGTCAAGAGTACTTCGAATCCTGGGTGTGTGCATGTgtgattaattataaaaaaaaaagagCCTCTAGGTGGATGGTGCTGTGACATGTCAGGTACTTTCTAAATCTATTGCAGACATGTTGGTAAGGAAAGATCTGGGAAAGCTTAAACACATGCATGTATGAAAAATTGAAGATTAACAAAGTTCAGTCATACAGCTGCATTGTACAAGTAAAATGGTGATGTAAATCTAAGCAGTAATGATACAAAACAGCTCTTCTCCCTTGTTTACCTACCAAGCTACCTGTATCTTAGGTATATCTGACTGTCTTCCATACATCTTATCCTTCCCGTACCCTACTTTGTTTAAAAACATTTCATATGTAACACGAGAACGCATTTTACTTGTCACCGTAAAACATAAATTATGTCAACATTTGTGAATACTGATCTGCAAACAAATTGCAAGTGGTTTCTTTGTCAAATTAAGAGCGGCCAACTGCCACTCGTGCATTGTGCATTTGTGTCACAATAGGAAGCACTCCATGAAATGGTCCCTGAATTGATGCAAATTTGCATCTGATAACGTGTAATGTGTTCATGCATGTACCTTAATCGGTTCACATTAGGCCAGCCATCAGCATCTGTGATACCTATTGTTATGAACTTGTCGGAATCTTTAATGTATACCAGAACAATGTATCTAGCATCAATAATGCCCTTTGGTATTGACGCATTAAAGTTTTCCTTTTGGCCAGCTGCACATTTGATGTGCACTGAATTAATAGTTTGTGACAATTCTGCAGTACGTTTCTACAGTTTTCGCCTCTCAAGTCGCTGCTAAAACATTCTGTATCATGCAGATGGTCCCTGGCGGTTCTCCTGTCTGTGTGCACATTTGTATACTAGAATATTCCATGGTTTAATCAGGATAGCAACTTTAAGGAGTGCAATTTACCTTAATTTAGTGTTTTTGACTGAGAAAGTAAGCGGTGCCCTGAGATTCAATGGTATCACCTTGTTTCTGTCATTGGCTCATTGCCTATTTCGTTTGGCCGGAAGAGGGTAGTTGTTAGCTACTTCTAAGCGTAGTTTTGAATGCATACTCTACATGAGGTGTAAACCGTTAAGTGTATCCATTTGACGCCTCTATTACTACCCTGCACATCTTTCAGAAGGTTGATCCTGCTGATCCTGCACATGTCTTTTGGGAGGTTGATCAGGGCCACTCTAAAATCTTTAAGACTCTGGGGTCATTTGATACTTGTTCACTTTAAAAGATATGAAAACAGCATTTATGCTAATTAGGTAGATGGTGTTGTTACATCCGCCACTGTCTGCACTGACACCACGTCGATGGCCTAAGTCTCTAGGTGGATGGTGTTGTTCCACATCACCTATGTTCTAAAACTATTGCAGACATGTTGGTCAAAAAAGATCTGGGAAAGCTCAAAAACATGCATGCATGAAATTCAACAATGTCCAGTAATACAACTACATTTTACTAGTAAAACTGTGATGTAAGTAGTAATAAGACAAATCATCTCTTTCCCTTATTCACCTACCAAGGTACTTGCAGAATATTCTTCATCAGTCTTCTTTTAGTCCTTAGATATCTCCTGCTGACATGAATCAACAGAGCTGCTGAACAGCTATATTCAAACATGTACTTAACATATATGGACTGATTGCATCTTAGGCATATACTATGTGTCCTACCTACATCTTATCCTTCCCGAACCCTACTTGAACAAACACATATGATTTGTAACACGAGAACACATTTTACATGTACACTGTAAAACATGAATCTTGTTATTTCGTTAATCAATAATTTGGTGTTAATGCTGATCTGCAAACAACTTGCAATTGTTCTTTTTGTCATACAAGAAAGGACAAAGGCCATTCATGTTTTCTGTATGTGTGTCACAACAGGAAGCACTCCATGAAATGGCCTATGAATTGATGCCAACATTACTCTCGAGCACGATAACCGTACAGTTGTCTGGTTTATGCATGTTCCACATATGCTGAATTCACTATCCTGCAACATTTGATTACGCGCTAAATTCTAAATGCAAATCTGCAGATAAATCAGAAGGTAGCCCCACTTACTGCCTGGTTGTCTCGCCATCTTCCGTAGGTTTAGTCAAGTATTGGCTCATTGTCTTATCATACAAAAGGACAGATAGCTTATATAAGTACCCTTATTCAGACAAAGAATAAATCTACACACAGACATCACAGATAGATCTTATATTTGCTGTGCATTTGACCACTACATCCCTGCAGTAAATTGCATAACATGCAGGTAAGTTAGCTTTCACACTTCACAATAGTTGCATATGAAGCATTTTTCCACACACATTCACTCATGATTTATGATTCATATATTTGTATGACGTTTACGAGGCGATTTTTGATATAAAACAGATCATTCAGTGGCTCCTAAGGATGGCAGATGAACCAACAAAGGAGAGCTTGTGTGGTAAGTCAAAACTATCGCAATTTGTTGAACTATTTTGCATGGCCTAATGGGACGTGAATACATGATCAGATTGCAGAAATTTCCAAAAAGTTTAATTTTCGGGTTTTTAATATTTCAGCAAAAACACAAGAAGTGTTGCCAAATCAGCTGGAGGCTAAACAAAGACAGAAAAGAGTAAGAAGAATCAGTCTGGGTTGCGAGAACTTTACTTTGTTCACTATACTAAGAAGAAGGGACATTTCAAAGACTTGCTTTTACAATACTCTCAATCTAAGAAGAGTCGATACAACGGAGCTGAAGAAGAGTAACAACAAAGGACTAGAGGTAGCCACTAATCATGTCAAAAATACCAAGGTTCTGCCTCTTGATGATGCATTATCATCTCGAAACCAACGTGGCAATGAGCAACAGGGAGATCAGAAAGCTAAGGGTGAAAAAACTAAAACTTTTTCGAAAATGAAGGAGCTTGTGAGATGGGCTGCTGCTTCTAAATCCAAGAAAGAAGAAAAGTACATCAGTCGAAAGGTAAATACAAAGAACAGCTTAGTTTTATCAATTTATAAGTTCTTGTTAAAAATGTATTGGATCATTTAAGCACATTATTATGTTTCAGGCTCCACAATCTCGAGCAATAAAATCGATACCAGATGATGGCAAACGAAGTAGTGAGTCCTCAAAGATAAGCTCCAGATGGGATACTGAAAGTTGTTCCACAACTTCCTCTGTTTACTCTGCACTTTCATCAGCTTCTTCTAAAAGGATTATTGTTGATCAGACCAAGAACATACATCATTGCTCGAACTCGACTCGTGTTCTTGATAATAATCACAGTACTACTGCTACAACTACTAAATCAGGAAACTGGATCACTACAGACTCTGAATGTAAGTCCTTTTACTCTCCCCAAGTGCTACTTATACTCGAAATAAAAGTCGTTTTAATTTTTGACACGTATTTTACGAAGTTAGAGTGCACATGTTATTCATATTTTGTTTTCTGCTTGTGACAGTTGTGGTGCTGGAGCTCTAAAGACTAGAGACCCTGAAAGGACTTTTTGATGTCAAGTAACCGGTCGTTCTAAAAATTTAGGGTGGTGGAAGAAGGCCGCAACATGATCTGCAATAGACATTTTGAGTGCATAGTTAGATAGTTAGAGTTATCAAAGAAATGTTTACACAAGTAATGTTCTTGTTGATAATATGGTTAAAAAATAGCATGTGATGTGTTTTATTGTATTAAATGTTAGTCTGTAGTACCAATATATTGAAAATGCAGTGTTTATATATTAGGGTACATGCAAAAACACTTTAAATTATGGTCAAGAAGATAAGAACCAAGAAAAAGAGATCAAGTAGGTACACAATTATAGAAGTCAGGTccacaaatatttaaaaatatttgatcGATCTGACAAATTATCGATAAAAttattcaatttttaaaaaatgaacAATAAATTATAAATCGATAACTTAActgtttaattataatttttttggcCAAGTAATTAATTCGGGAACTATTTTATGAAAAAGATGCAATGGTTAAATAATAAAACCCAGGCCCATTTTAAACTTACCTTGTTTTAGGTTTCAGAAGTCCGGCCCATAGTTTCGTTAACAAATTTGTTTTTACAAACATATAATAAATTCATATTTGTAATATTTGAAGGGCCCACATTCTTGAATTTATTTTTCCTTTCCGCGGAAGGAGAATATCTTTCGAAAGGAAAAAGGCCTGTCTGCGTAAAATATCCGTGGaaaagaattttttttacttaaatttgGACCCATCTAAAAATTCTCAGACATGTTAAATAAGATTTATATAACACTAGGGTGTAAACGAGTCGAATTGTTTGTGAGTTACTCGAGATTGACTTGTAAAAAATTCGAATTCGACTCGAAAGTAATCGAGCCGAGCTCGCGCTCGAGTTTTTCGAATTTTTAATCGAGCCGAGCCCGAGCTTCAAATTATTAGGCTCGTGAGCCTTATCGAGcctatattatttttattatttttattataaatatattatataaatatttaatattttttatttattattagtTTTTATCAAGACGAACTCGAGTCGAACCGATCATATTTCGAAATTTTGCTGATATTTAGTGAATTAATTCGAGTTTTCGAGTCGAATTCGAGCCTACCGAACCTTTTATGAGCCGAATTTCGAACTTGAAATTAAAGACTCGGTCGAGTTCGAGCTCGAGCCCGAGTCCGAACTATTTTAATCGAGTTCGAGCCGAGTTTCGCAGTATTCGACTGATAGTGTAACTgatttttttatgtgtttttttaATAACACTTAGATGTTAGGTATTAGCACCCATTTCAAAATTACACACTTCAATTTTCTATAAAAGAATCTGAAATTTCGAAAAACACAAAAAGAATTCAGGTACGCCAATGGACATAGCCTGTATCCAAAAAGCCCAAAAATAACTCCCCAAGCCCATTTAACAAAATATAAGCCCAACCCATAATATCCAAGAGGGAGCTGAACAGCCCAACTACACAAAAATATActtacacatatacatacacatcAGTAAAATCCCCATCAACACACAATATAACCTTCATTACACACACTGTGAAAAAGGGTTTAGTCTAAATTTTCATGTTCTAAAGCTTGAAAGATTTTAGGGTTTATCTTGAAAAAATGGAAAAGTATCAAAAAGTGCAGAAACCAAGGGCTCAAACAGCCTTTAATGAAAATGAAATGAGGATCACTTCTGTAGGGTTGCTTGGAAATTATGTTAATTATGCTACTGTTCTTTTTCAGGTTCACAATAAAACCCCCTTTTTGTTAGAATTTTTTTGATGGCCTAATGGGTTTTtttttggttttaaaaaaaaatcatttttggGGTTTTGAAGGGGTTTTTGATTTGGGGTTTATGTTATGATTTGTGGGTTTAATGGGTTTTGTTTGTATGTTTATGATTGTTTATGTATGTTGCTGTTTTCGTGTTTTCATGTTTTCATGGGTTCTTGAATTGTTGGTTTAATGTGTGTAATTTGTTTGTTTGGAGTACATTTCTGTGTTTGTTAGTTAGGCAAATTGTAAATGCATGATAGATTGATGATGATCATGATGTGGTGTATTTTGTGTGTGGTTTTGGACATGCATGACGATTTTCgtgttttatttttttagttttcgGGTGATGtatgttgtggttttgattaatgaGAACTGTGCAACTATGGAATAATGAAGAAATACTAGTATTGCAATAAAGATGTATTGAAATGCCACCGTTTAAGAAAATTACAGAAGTTTCTATATGGAATGATACgtgtttgttttttttaaaaaaaaatcccGGATACGTGTTATGCGATCTCCATTCTGGATATGCTTATCTTCCAATTACACATTTGGAAGATGATGCGCATTATGAGATTGCAGATCCCATGTGGTAAACTAAGGGTGGGCCCTTTCATTTGTGGTGTTCGGATCGAGTTTTTGAGAAAATGCTGTAAGAAGGGCCTGGCACCCTGTTAAATGTTTAGTTCCCTGCGGTAGTTAATACTAAGTTCCTCTGATTTCACATACTCTTTACATTGGAAACTTGAGATGTTTAGAAACGTTAGCTCGAGTACTTGTTAGATGTAGTTTATATTTAGATTTTGGGAGCTGCAGGATTTGAAGTAGTTTCATTGTTGATATGTTATAACATAGCTTCTAGCGGAAGGGGCTACTTATAATGGTATTGGTCTTGCTCTGTAAAAATTAAGCAACAACATTATTTTGTATTATTGATGATAAACCATTTTTTTGTTAAATGATGAATTATATTTTTTAAGAGATGTCCTCTTGAAATGTGCACTATATGTCTTTGCGAAATGGTGCACTATAGTTTACCACTCTTTCAAAGTGCTCTGTTTTAGTAAAGTAGTGAGTAGTTTTCACTTGGCAAGATATCTTATTAAAATTCAATTTACTTGAATTGTCTTTTATTACGTAATGGTTACTTAATACTATGAAAGCACTTAAAGTTGAATCGTGTTTAGCCATTAAAAGACAATGGATGACTTTGACACTATATCTTTGCTACAATATTATAGTATGTTGTAATATGTGATATATGCAGGAGAAAAGTGGAAGGGAAATTGTTCTTAAAGGAATGGGACAGGCCATAAGTAAGACGGTTACTATAGCCGAGATTCTTAAGGTTAGTTTCTGCATAAATAGATGAATTTTCGTCTCCTAAATGAATTTCACTTGCATAAGCGTCATTCCTTTTAATTTGTTTTGACAGAGGAGGATTCCTGAGTTGCATCAAGATACTGTTATTGAATCGGTAAGCATACTGGATGTATGGGAGCCTATTGAAGACGGTCTTCTGCCGTAAGTATTTGAACAGTGTATTCACTTATTGTATCATCTTTCAAATTTTCCATAACAATATCCTTGCATCATCTTTAAAGTTTTTCGTAACAAAAATCTTTTTCAAATGAAGGTCACTACTACCTGAATTCTTTTCTTTGATATATTGCAGTTAATCTTAAGAATTTGTTGTATTGATGTTAACCTGCAGTGTGGAGACAAGTCGCCAAGTCTCAGCTATCACTATCACCCTGTCAACTGAGGAGTTGGACAAGAATTCTGCAGGGTAATTCAAATGACCTTAATCTGCATTCTATTAAACCAGCAAAGATGAATAAATCAACGTACTAAGCATTGCTCTTTATGATGCTTTCAAAATCTTAAAAAAATACGTGTCAGATATGGATGCTGTAAGCAGCTCTCATGTCTGGGTTGTTTGCCTTACCATTTGGTGGAATGCTACTGCTGATTTTGTGTATTTGTAGGTATCAAGCTCCAACTTATGTGGAACAATCAAGGCCACGGCAGAATTATCAACAACAACGATCTCAGCAACAACCTCGGCAAGCACGGACCGGTTACAATGTTGTCAGTGAAGGTAAATCTCAAATTCTTGTTCAGGGAAAGTAGAAACTATTATTCTTAATAAATGTACTTTTATATACTGAAGCCTTTGCTGCTTGAACTTTTAGATGCATATGGGCACGGTCGAGTGCCTGGTAGAGGGAGAGGGCGGGGATGGAACAGAGGTGGGTACAGAAACTATGAAGGAAACTATCCAGGGAATTATCAAGGTGGCTATCAGGGTAGTTATTATGGTGGCTACCAGGGGAATTATCCAGGGGGCTACCCGGGTAATTATCCAGGGAGCTACCAGGGGAATTATCCAGGGAGCTACCAGGGGAATTATCCAGGGAACTACCAGGGAAATTATCAAGGTATGCTCTTTATATTTCTCACGAAAACAGCTTTAATATCTGCTTATAACAAAATAAAAGAATCACTCCGTTGCTCATTTTAAACAGAAAATGGTGGATATTCAAACCGGGGCCAAGGCAGGGCTCGTGGCCCTCGTTCAGGAGGTTATAGCTATCGCGGTCAGTGTACCATTCTTTGTCGATAGTTTAAATTTCATTTGTCATGCTTCATTTTATCTTCATTCCTGGAGATTTAAGTTTTTAATTCCTCTTATGACTTGAAAGTATTACTGGACTTTGTATGAACACTACAATTTAAAATTTGTGCACGCACTCGCTGTACATAAACACACTCAATGCCTAGTACTAGTAGTAATTATTTTTAAGCATGTTCAACGATGTATATGTTTTTGTTGATCCATTGCAAACAAATTTATACGTAGACCAGTACCATGTTTAATTACTGCTGTCTTTTAACAGGGACTGGATACGGAAGAGGCAGGGGCCGAGGTGGTGGCAGGGGGTCGCAATATTGAAACGATGGATGATTAGCTTAGAGATGGTTACAAGAAGGAATGATCCAACAACTTGATATGCCTATTTTACTATACCTGTTAGCCTTGGCTTAGCCGTTCTGTTTTGGAATCTGTTATGATAGATTAAGAGCTTGAAGTTGTTTATTTTACTTTGTCCAAGGTTATTTTGCACTACATGGTATGCACTGTCAAATTTGCCCTTGTGTGTGCATGTCTAGGACCTTTTGATTTATCTTTAAAGTATATAAAACCATAATGTCAAGTTTAAGGACCCAGTTTACTCCTTTTACGTGCTTCATGCTTATATATGATTTTGGATCCCAGTATTGATTATTATATTCTTATATTATCTCCATGAACAGCCTCATTGATCTTATATTGTGCATAAGAATGTTGGGTGCTCAGGACTATCTTCCAAAGCATTGTAGTCTTGTACAGTAATGTTTTGTTGCCTGTAGTTGTGTAGATTACATagtattttttattatataaatataaaaaatataaaaaatctCAAAAATTATTATGGGCCTAAATAAGTTAATCTTTGTTAGCCCATAACTGATTAAATAGGTCCTTAACATTAGAGGCACACGCAGCAGCCTTATATGAATAGGATGGTTAATGATTATGATTGTCTAATCCCAATTAGAATGGAGTTGTCTGGTGCAAAAAAGATTAGAAGCTCTTCCGTGACTAAGGAGCTACCGGAAGAATTAATCCGAACGGAGATATTGGCACGGCTTCCACTTAAATCATTGGCGCGCTTCAAATCAGTTTGTAAGTTATGGCTCTCTGTATTGTCTTCTGATCCTCAATTCATTAAAGAACTAGATCGTCGAAATCCTGATGACTATGACTGCATCGTAGCTAATAATTCAGACCATATCGTTATTCTCTCCCGTTACAGAGAGATATTTACCCTCCATGGGGATCACTTATACAAGTTGATCGGTTCTGCCAATGGCTTAGTTTGTGTCACTCGCGGTAAGAAAGTGTCCTTATGGAACCCCGCAATTTTTCAATGTAAAGAATTTGATCTTCCACCACTTTGTTATTTGGGTATGGATAAAATTGGATTTGGTTTTTATCCTGTTAGTAATGATTACAAGGTGGTAGTCTTGTGTAAATCGTATTCTTTGTCGAATCTGAATTGTGTTGTTTACTCTTCTAGCTCCGGTACATGGATTGCTCAGAGTCAGCCTGGTTATGAGATTGTTATGAGTAAGTTTACGAGATCACTCACTCCAACTACTATGGTAAAAGATTGTCCTTACTGGACATGTTCTACTAGAGATAAGAACATAACATCTCTGGCTACACTCAAGTTTGATGCTACAAGTTCAAGTTGTTGGCTGAGTTTTCCTGTGATGTAAGTATGTAACTAGTGAACGCGACAAGGCGTTCACATTCGTGAACATGAAGGATCTTCTTGCTTTAATGGTATGTGAACCATGTCCAACTACTAAACTCGACGTGTATTCATTGGATGAGGAGAAGGGATGTCGTCGCGGTGTTTGTAGTAAGATGTACAGTTTCGGACCATTTGAATGGTGTATTGTGCACCCGAAACAGGGTTTCAAGTATGGAGACGAGATCGTATTCTATAAACTAGGTATTATTTACAGATACAATCACAAAACGAAACACGAAGTATACGACATGAATAAATAATATAGTTAAATATTAATAAcgaatatatgtatatttataataaatatatgcaactttattttttaaaataatccTTGATTTTATAATATTGTATATACATGTGATCAAgttatatatattcatatattttgTAAAGTTTTCACCAAAAAATCTTATATTGTTTTTTTTTGAACACAAAAGGAAGATTTTATTGCTGCAAAATAGAATCATACAATAATATTTCCAACACACTAGGTTGAGGAGACAAGAAATCATTGGAGCTATTAACCAAACAGGGAACCCTAACTAGTAAATGGGCAAGCTTATTGGCTTACTTCTTAACAAACTTGATGAAAATATCAGGCCTAGAACGAAGAATGGCGATGCTTTCCTCTAGAATGAACCCAACTTCAAGGCAATACTCTGTCCTCTTATTCAATGCTGTCACAGTAAGCAATGAATCACATTCAACTTCCACTTCAGTCACCGGCAGAGATGGGATCCATTTTAGAGCTTCTAAAACCCCCCACGCCTCAGCTTCAAACACTGGCACCTCACCAGCACATCTTGCATTTCTAACTTTCATAAACGAGCCACGATGGTATCTTAAAATCATACCAACAGAGAATGAAGATGTCCCTGAAAACACAGATGCATCTACATTCAACTTTAGCTTACCTTCCTCGGGAGTAATCCATCGAGTTGTACTCCTACCTGCACAATGAACGCCAATGGCCATTCTTCCCAACCTGCGTTTTCTTGTTTCCTGCCACTCTTATATGTATTTCATACTACAATCTACTGCAAGTTGAGCTGAGATTACCTTATTCTCCCACACTTTTTGATTTCTGGCTGACCATATACTCCAAAGCACCGTAGCTATTTTCACCATAATGTCCTGAGATTCTTCTGCGAACTTCTGAAGCAACCATTCCGAAGCATATTCCACATTACTAAAATCAAATTCTAGGTCCATCACTCTCCAACACTGCTTAGCAAAATCACAATCAAGGAAAATGTGTGTCAAATGTTCAACATCATGCACACACATTGGACAGCTGAAAGTACAAAGCACCCCTTTCCTTCGAAGCATATATCGAACAGGCACATTGTTACGAGCAAACCTCCATAAAAAGACTTTAACTTTTTGAGGGACTTCCAATCTCCAAAGTTGATTCCATCCAGACTCTCTATGCTCATTAGAACCTGTAGTACTGTGCCAAAACTGATAGCCTGTTTTCACACTATACTTACCATCCACAGAGTGAACCCATGCCACACGATCTTTAACCTGGGTTTGGGGAACAGACGTTGCTAAGATTGCCTCAGCATCACAGTTTGAGAACAAACTATACACCTTTTGGTTATCCCGTTTTTTAAGACCAGGAACAAACAGATCtcttgctttaacaatgtcaccTCTGTCATTAATGTCAGATTCCACTCTAAAATCAATTTTATCTCTTAACCAAGCATCCTCAAAAACATCAATACTCTTCCCATCTCCGAGAATCCATCTAAAGCCCTTCTTCAATTTTTCTTTAGCTTGCCAAAGTCCCGTCCAAAGAAAACTCGAGCCTCCTCCTCGACTAGCATTAAATAACGTACTATTAGGAAAATATCTGGCTTTGAATATACGAGCAACCAAAGAATCAGGATTGCTCAAAAAGTTCCAACATTGTTTTCCTAGAAAAGCTAAATTAAAGCCATGCAAGTCCCGAAATCCCATACCTCCTCTGCTTTTTGACATACTCATATTCTCCCATGAAAGCCACCGAATGCCTTTACCGGAATTATTACTAGAACCCCACCAAAAACTATTCATCATACGCTGTAATTCTTGACACAATGACTTTGGAAGAAGGAAACAAGACATGGTGTATGTGGGAATTGCTTGAGCTACATTACGCAGAAGAACTGCTTTCCCTGCTCTTGACAGACATTTAGAACTCCATCCATGAATTTTCTTCCTCAAACGCTCCTTCAAAAAACTAAAGACTGCCTTCTTAGATCTGCCAATCAACGAAGGCAAACCTAAATAATGACCTGTGCTCAGATCATTGTGAACTCCCAAAATATTCTTGATCTCATTTTGCTTGTCTTGACCAACATTAGTACTAAAGAATATGCCTGACTTTTGCAGATTTATTGCTTGACCTGAAAGCTCCTCATATTTCTCCAAGATAGCCTTAATCTCCATAGTTTCTTCAGACGTTGCATTATAAAAAAGAAAACTGTCATCAGCAAACAGCAAGTGGGTCACAGCTGGAGCGTTGGCACTGATTTTACAACCTTTGATCTTATCAACATCTGCGGCCTCCTTTAGAGATAAAGATAATCCTTCAACACAAAATAAAAAGAGATATGGGGATAAAGGATCTCCCTGTCGAAGACCACGTTTGGGATTAATAGGCCCCACATAATCGCCATTAAATCACACCGAATACGAAACCGTAGATACACACAACATGATCCAGCCAATCCATTTTTCAGAAAAACCCATTCTCCTCATTTGATTTTTCAAAAAACCCCAATCCACTCTGTCATACGCCTTACTAACGTCCAATTTCAGAGCTACCTCTCCATCATTACTTCGATTATTACGTTTCATATAGTGCAAGACCTCGAAGGCCACTAGAACATTGTTTGTAATATTCCTCCCTGGGACGAATGCTGACTGGTTTTCTGAGATAACACCTGGAAGAATCAATTTAAGCTTGTTAGCCAGAACCTTGGCTAAAATTTTATATAGCACATTGCAGAGTGCTATAGGACGGAGATCCTTCATATTATCTGCATTGTCTTTTTTAGGTATCAAGACTATATTAGTATCATTCAGCTCTGCAGGGAAGACACCTTCTCTTATCCAACTGTTGCAGCACTGAAAAATATCATGCCCCATAATAGACCAGAAATGCTGAAAAAATGTCGGGTTTAGTCCATCCGGCCCAGATGCTTTGTCAGGGTGCATCTACTTGACTGCATCTGAAAACTCTTCATAAGTGAAATCTGCAGTTAGAACTTCATTCTGATCACTAGTGATTACTGCATCAGTACTGTATTGCTCAACATCATGAT
This window contains:
- the LOC141673106 gene encoding putative F-box protein At3g10240 gives rise to the protein MVNDYDCLIPIRMELSGAKKIRSSSVTKELPEELIRTEILARLPLKSLARFKSVCKLWLSVLSSDPQFIKELDRRNPDDYDCIVANNSDHIVILSRYREIFTLHGDHLYKLIGSANGLVCVTRGKKVSLWNPAIFQCKEFDLPPLCYLGMDKIGFGFYPVSNDYKVVVLCKSYSLSNLNCVVYSSSSGTWIAQSQPGYEIVMSKFTRSLTPTTMVKDCPYWTCSTRDKNITSLATLKFDATSSSCWLSFPVM
- the LOC141672341 gene encoding uncharacterized protein LOC141672341 codes for the protein MQIIQWLLRMADEPTKESLCAKTQEVLPNQLEAKQRQKRVRRISLGCENFTLFTILRRRDISKTCFYNTLNLRRVDTTELKKSNNKGLEVATNHVKNTKVLPLDDALSSRNQRGNEQQGDQKAKGEKTKTFSKMKELVRWAAASKSKKEEKYISRKAPQSRAIKSIPDDGKRSSESSKISSRWDTESCSTTSSVYSALSSASSKRIIVDQTKNIHHCSNSTRVLDNNHSTTATTTKSGNWITTDSEFVVLEL
- the LOC141672580 gene encoding uncharacterized protein LOC141672580 yields the protein MEKYQKVQKPRAQTAFNENEMRITSVGLLGNYVNYATVLFQEKSGREIVLKGMGQAISKTVTIAEILKRRIPELHQDTVIESVSILDVWEPIEDGLLPVETSRQVSAITITLSTEELDKNSAGYQAPTYVEQSRPRQNYQQQRSQQQPRQARTGYNVVSEDAYGHGRVPGRGRGRGWNRGGYRNYEGNYPGNYQGGYQGSYYGGYQGNYPGGYPGNYPGSYQGNYPGSYQGNYPGNYQGNYQENGGYSNRGQGRARGPRSGGYSYRGTGYGRGRGRGGGRGSQY